One part of the Mya arenaria isolate MELC-2E11 chromosome 3, ASM2691426v1 genome encodes these proteins:
- the LOC128229294 gene encoding uncharacterized protein LOC128229294 yields the protein MVKMRGIDTFGLTFLLVITQHVCCTEDERTRGAATPETDLGLGDVGMRPPVIFPSSSQGATTDSHVAAATITRTPSNSSIRPITSETAVTTNDTPKSTTTSSTKKTTRTTTTTPETTTGLTTTASTTSSLKTTSTSDPTTRATQRFTDTPVAFVSHQLTTNVASKQPNRTESVQDASVAMLKYTTLNESETTTATHTSPSEIKEVNQTQSASSGVTQSSGDLEATEPVFNTNSSIQYEKNNNNTSNMTDLNESFPVEDFTTYDTFWPIAMALTIGIPAIAVFGVTIAVLYRNRLGKPRGLLAAFDDEYNRKL from the exons ATGGTAAAAATGAGAGGAATAGATACATTTGGACTC ACCTTCCTGTTGGTGATCACCCAGCACGTATGCTGCACAGAAGACGAGCGGACAAGGGGCGCTGCAACCCCTGAGACGGATCTTGGGCTTGGGGACGTTGGGATGAGGCCGCCGGTCATCTTCCCATCCTCAAGCCAGGGCGCGACCACGGACAGTCACGTAGCCGCCGCCACAATCACACGGACACCATCAAACTCTTCTATTCGACCAATTACGAGTGAAACTGCAGTCACAACTAACGACACGCCCAAGAGCACTACGACGAGCAGCACCAAGAAGACCACCAGAACAACGACAACAACGCCAGAAACTACAACTGGTTTGACCACTACTGCTTCAACAACATCGAGTCTAAAAACCACGAGTACATCCGACCCTACAACACGGGCAACCCAACGATTTACCGACACACCAGTTGCATTTGTAAGTCATCAGTTGACCACTAATGTCGCTTCAAAACAACCAAATAGAACAGAGTCAGTCCAAGACGCTTCCGTGGCAATGCTAAAATATACTACACTGAATGAGTCAGAAACGACAACGGCAACCCATACCAGCCCTAGTGAAATAAAGGAGGTGAATCAGACGCAATCTGCTTCTTCCGGGGTTACACAATCTAGTGGTGATTTAGAAGCTACAGAACCTGTCTTCAATACAAATAGTTCCattcaatatgaaaaaaataacaataatacgAGCAACATGACAGATTTAAACGAATCTTTCCCCGTAGAAGACTTTACAACATACGACACTTTTTGGCCGATCGCGATGGCGTTAACTATAGGGATTCCCGCCATCGCGGTGTTCGGGGTGACGATCGCGGTCCTCTACCGGAATCGGCTTGGCAAACCCCGTGGCCTCCTCGCCGCGTTCGACGACGAATACAACAGGAAGTTGTGA